In one window of bacterium DNA:
- the dapA gene encoding 4-hydroxy-tetrahydrodipicolinate synthase, with amino-acid sequence MARFGKVLTAMVTPFRQDGSLDLDTAASLAQWLSDNGSDGLVIAGTTGEAPTLTHDEQIELIGAVVAAVDIPVVAGAGSNDTAAAVELTERAQEAGANGVLSVAPYYNRPSQAGLAKHFATVAAATDLPVLIYDIPVRTGRKVDTATLLELAHGEANIVGVKDAAGDPAETAALIAQAPDDFEVYSGDDSLTLPLLSVGAVGVIGVATHWAGAEHAEMIAAFEKGDVAAARQINASLMPSYGYETGLAAPNPIPAKAMMRLIGLPVGRCRPPLDVEPDGLIEAAAEVLAGTRLGADG; translated from the coding sequence ATGGCTCGATTCGGCAAGGTGCTCACCGCCATGGTCACACCTTTTCGACAAGACGGCTCCCTTGATCTGGACACGGCTGCATCATTGGCCCAATGGCTGAGCGACAACGGAAGCGATGGGCTGGTCATCGCGGGCACAACCGGCGAGGCGCCTACGCTGACTCACGACGAGCAGATCGAACTCATCGGTGCCGTCGTGGCCGCGGTGGATATCCCCGTGGTGGCCGGAGCGGGCAGCAATGACACCGCCGCGGCGGTTGAGCTCACCGAGCGGGCCCAGGAGGCCGGGGCCAACGGCGTCTTGTCGGTGGCCCCGTACTACAACCGGCCCTCGCAAGCCGGCTTGGCCAAGCACTTTGCCACGGTGGCGGCGGCAACCGACCTTCCGGTGCTCATCTACGACATTCCCGTTCGCACCGGGCGCAAGGTGGACACCGCCACGCTGCTGGAACTGGCCCACGGCGAGGCCAACATCGTCGGGGTCAAGGACGCCGCCGGGGACCCCGCCGAGACCGCCGCCCTCATCGCCCAAGCGCCCGATGATTTCGAGGTCTACAGCGGCGACGACAGCCTCACACTGCCGCTGCTGTCGGTGGGGGCGGTGGGCGTCATCGGCGTGGCCACCCACTGGGCCGGCGCCGAACACGCCGAGATGATCGCCGCATTCGAGAAGGGCGACGTGGCGGCCGCCCGCCAGATCAACGCCAGCCTTATGCCTTCGTATGGCTATGAGACGGGGTTGGCCGCGCCCAACCCCATTCCGGCCAAGGCCATGATGCGCCTGATCGGGCTGCCGGTGGGCCGGTGCCGACCGCCGCTAGACGTCGAGCCCGACGGCCTGATCGAGGCCGCCGCCGAAGTGCTGGCCGGCACAAGACTCGGTGCCGATGGCTGA
- a CDS encoding ribonuclease J, with protein sequence MAEPVQITFLGGLGDIGRNCAAIESQGEVLLLDCGVLFPDEDMPGADFVLPDLEYLRDRADRIVGCICTHGHEDHIGALPRALEWLSFPVYASPFTLGLIRNRLEEREVSDRATLVPIGDHDRVRIGSFDCEFIPVTHSVPSGLISAIRTPQGVILHSSDFKLDLNPVDGRRTDLARIGAIACDEGIRLLLCDSTNSEIPGSSRSESEIGEVLRRVFATHPDRRLVVAAFSSHIHRIQQVADAAVESGRKVATLGLSMKRNFALARKLGLLRLPDHAVIEVSDAEHYSPGKVCVVSTGSQGETRSALAMAATGDSRWIEIGPDDTVVLSSSPIPGNEARVSRMINSLVSRGAKVVHSGQLEVHTTGHGKQDELRTLHTVADPEYFVPVHGEVRHLAAHAELALKMGMPSDRVILARDGEQVELSDRGLANRGQVTSGDYYYVNGQLIESGRELFSERFILGGQGVVNVVVVLSRDEGRLLARPRVESKGWVGADLVREFELAAADEVEAAVEEYLASGEDDGLERLVRRATGQFVNHNTGRRPMIVPVIIEL encoded by the coding sequence ATGGCTGAACCGGTTCAGATCACCTTTCTGGGCGGGTTGGGCGACATCGGGAGGAACTGCGCGGCAATCGAGTCCCAGGGCGAGGTGCTCCTCTTGGACTGCGGCGTGCTGTTCCCCGATGAGGACATGCCCGGGGCCGACTTCGTGCTTCCAGATCTGGAATACCTGCGCGACCGAGCCGACCGCATCGTGGGCTGCATCTGCACCCACGGCCATGAGGATCACATTGGCGCCCTGCCCCGGGCGCTGGAGTGGCTGTCGTTCCCCGTGTACGCGTCGCCGTTCACCCTCGGGCTGATACGTAACCGTCTCGAGGAGCGGGAGGTGAGCGACCGCGCCACCCTCGTTCCCATCGGCGACCACGACCGAGTGCGCATCGGATCGTTCGACTGCGAATTCATCCCGGTCACCCACTCAGTTCCCTCAGGGTTGATCTCGGCCATTCGCACGCCGCAGGGGGTGATCCTCCATTCCAGTGATTTCAAGCTGGACTTGAACCCGGTGGACGGCCGCCGCACCGATCTCGCCCGAATCGGGGCCATTGCCTGCGACGAGGGGATTCGGCTGCTGCTGTGCGATTCCACCAACTCTGAGATACCCGGCAGTTCGCGGTCGGAGTCCGAAATCGGGGAGGTGCTGAGGAGAGTGTTCGCCACCCATCCCGACCGACGCCTGGTGGTGGCGGCGTTCTCCAGCCACATCCACCGGATCCAACAGGTGGCCGACGCCGCGGTCGAGTCTGGGCGCAAGGTGGCCACGCTGGGGCTGTCCATGAAGCGCAACTTCGCCCTGGCCCGAAAGTTGGGATTGCTGCGGCTGCCCGACCATGCGGTAATCGAAGTGTCCGATGCCGAGCACTATTCGCCCGGAAAGGTGTGCGTGGTGTCCACCGGTTCTCAGGGGGAGACCCGCTCGGCGCTGGCCATGGCCGCCACCGGCGACAGCCGCTGGATCGAGATCGGCCCCGACGACACCGTGGTGCTGAGCTCCAGCCCCATACCCGGCAACGAGGCTCGAGTCTCCCGCATGATCAACAGCCTGGTGTCCCGGGGGGCGAAAGTGGTCCACAGCGGCCAACTGGAGGTCCACACCACCGGCCACGGCAAACAGGATGAGCTTCGCACCCTGCACACCGTGGCCGACCCCGAGTACTTCGTGCCGGTCCACGGCGAGGTCCGCCATCTGGCGGCCCACGCCGAACTGGCCCTGAAGATGGGCATGCCATCTGATCGGGTGATCCTGGCCCGAGACGGCGAGCAGGTGGAGTTGAGCGACCGCGGTCTGGCCAACCGGGGACAGGTCACCTCCGGGGACTACTACTACGTGAACGGGCAGCTGATCGAGAGCGGCCGGGAGCTGTTCAGCGAGCGATTCATTCTCGGCGGCCAGGGAGTAGTCAACGTCGTGGTGGTATTGAGCCGCGATGAGGGTCGTCTGCTGGCCCGCCCCCGCGTGGAGAGCAAGGGCTGGGTGGGAGCCGACCTCGTCCGAGAATTCGAACTTGCCGCGGCCGACGAGGTGGAGGCTGCGGTGGAGGAGTATCTGGCATCGGGAGAAGACGACGGGTTGGAGCGCTTGGTTCGAAGGGCAACGGGCCAATTCGTCAACCACAACACCGGCCGCCGCCCCATGATCGTTCCCGTCATCATCGAACTCTGA
- a CDS encoding sodium:calcium antiporter, which produces MALAAVLLAGGLLVLAVGADQLVIGASRLAFARGISPIVIGALVIGFGTSAPEMLVSGLAAADGNSDLGVGNIVGSNVANLSLVLGVSALVAAVAVGGRFIRVANSTLWREGVVSVAAAGLFWVLVQDGFERWEGFVLLAAFVVAMTAILWRPAYDVSARDVVYTDKPIIQRTELVRTLLGLAATVVGAQMAVEGAVDIAQEVGLGSGFVGLSLVAFGTSLPELITGVQAARRGEADLLVGNILGSNTFNSLLVSAVVALAGPSPLVDGNLSGLAVWIMMGISVVAWMFMFRGEGLERWWEGAFLLAVYLVSLPFLISDHEEDLDTAPVVEVVEVAEAVPVAGGSGVISP; this is translated from the coding sequence GTGGCTTTAGCAGCGGTGCTTTTGGCGGGGGGTCTCCTCGTGCTGGCCGTGGGCGCCGACCAATTGGTGATCGGCGCGTCGCGGCTGGCCTTCGCCCGGGGCATCTCACCCATCGTGATCGGGGCGCTGGTCATCGGTTTCGGCACCAGTGCTCCGGAGATGCTGGTATCGGGCTTGGCTGCCGCCGACGGCAATTCCGACCTGGGGGTGGGGAACATCGTCGGCTCCAACGTGGCCAATTTGAGCCTGGTTCTGGGCGTTTCAGCCTTGGTGGCGGCGGTGGCCGTGGGGGGACGCTTCATCCGGGTGGCCAACAGCACGCTGTGGCGGGAGGGCGTGGTGTCGGTGGCCGCCGCCGGGTTGTTCTGGGTGCTGGTGCAGGACGGCTTCGAGCGTTGGGAGGGCTTCGTCCTGCTGGCGGCCTTCGTGGTGGCCATGACTGCCATTTTGTGGCGACCCGCCTACGACGTCAGCGCTCGCGATGTGGTCTACACCGACAAGCCGATCATCCAGCGCACCGAGTTGGTCCGCACCTTGCTGGGACTGGCAGCCACGGTGGTCGGCGCCCAGATGGCAGTGGAGGGAGCGGTGGACATCGCCCAAGAGGTGGGCCTGGGATCGGGTTTCGTCGGACTGTCGTTGGTGGCGTTCGGCACCTCGCTTCCTGAGCTGATCACCGGGGTGCAGGCTGCCCGCCGGGGCGAGGCTGACCTGCTGGTGGGAAATATCTTGGGCTCCAACACCTTCAACAGCCTGCTGGTGAGCGCGGTGGTGGCATTGGCAGGCCCCAGCCCGCTGGTCGACGGAAACCTCTCCGGTTTGGCGGTGTGGATCATGATGGGCATCTCGGTGGTCGCCTGGATGTTCATGTTCAGGGGCGAGGGCTTGGAGCGATGGTGGGAGGGCGCCTTCCTTTTGGCCGTGTACCTGGTATCGCTGCCGTTTCTGATCTCCGACCACGAAGAAGACCTGGACACCGCCCCGGTGGTCGAGGTGGTTGAGGTTGCTGAGGCGGTGCCTGTCGCTGGTGGCTCAGGCGTCATTTCCCCCTAG
- a CDS encoding DNA translocase FtsK: MRQASAAVWARHRADIIAVGFILAGLVAACAVWADVAGPFGKGLRIMLGALIGTARSAIPIALVAIGVVLLRGPRPDDEEDVQPASESFDKNPYTDPARADLVQAVRLGLGTALTLLSVTGLLHIAIDRPGIEDLDGLMGSGGALGLAFGGTLAAFMGVWGASLVVGAFGLLGMVVLTRVSLRAWARRVDGAKLKAALVRALHSATGTPTPAEDPSAHHQGSAAEEILVEPGVPDSDVVVIPTPLPEPEPAPAPETSAASEPKPEPSPPSPDPEPDWRAPAIVGEKGSKSSKWKLPSLKLLGGSDPQQVNQDEATRKGAALEQALAAHDVETKLVGMVIGPTVTRYELELAPGVKVSRITSLSKDIAYALASPDVRILAPIPGRQAIGVEVPNRDRQVVSLGGILASAEARKANHPLEVAIGRDINAKPVMMDLSRMPHILIAGATGAGKSSCINSMITSVLMRSTPDQVRMILVDPKMVEMAQYEHVPHLLTQPVVDPKKAANALAWACREMDRRYEVLASVGVRDIDGYNDACDRGVFENDRKLGIEESEPKERMPLILVVVDELSDLMMVAPRDVEDSICRIAQKARAVGIHLVIATQRPSINVITGVIKANIPARLAFAVSSQTDSRVILDQQGAERLVGRGDMLLLSPTSTSPQRIQGAWVTEEEVRKVVAAWRRQAAAMEPPRPSTSVTTDGGDGDDDPLAPAPSTATSGGGDDDDELLVQAMRLVVESQLGSTSMLQRKLRVGFARAGRLMDLMEQRGVVGPSEGSKAREVLMTPDELPS; encoded by the coding sequence TTGAGGCAAGCATCGGCCGCGGTCTGGGCCAGACACCGCGCCGATATCATCGCCGTGGGGTTCATCCTCGCCGGGCTGGTGGCGGCATGCGCCGTTTGGGCCGATGTGGCCGGACCGTTCGGCAAGGGCCTCCGGATCATGCTCGGCGCGCTCATTGGCACCGCCAGGTCCGCCATTCCGATTGCTTTGGTGGCCATTGGAGTTGTGCTGTTGCGGGGTCCCCGCCCCGACGACGAGGAGGATGTACAACCTGCTTCCGAGTCCTTCGACAAGAATCCCTACACCGACCCGGCCCGGGCCGACTTGGTGCAGGCGGTTCGCCTTGGCCTCGGCACCGCATTGACGCTCCTGTCGGTCACCGGCCTTCTCCACATCGCCATCGACCGGCCGGGCATTGAGGACTTGGACGGGCTGATGGGGTCTGGCGGCGCATTGGGATTGGCGTTCGGGGGCACGCTGGCCGCATTCATGGGAGTTTGGGGCGCCAGCTTGGTGGTGGGCGCGTTCGGCCTTCTGGGAATGGTGGTGCTCACCCGGGTGTCTCTGCGGGCTTGGGCCCGCCGAGTGGACGGGGCCAAGCTCAAGGCCGCCCTGGTTCGGGCTCTTCACTCCGCGACTGGCACACCCACGCCGGCCGAAGACCCCTCAGCACACCATCAGGGGTCCGCGGCGGAGGAGATTCTGGTCGAACCGGGGGTGCCCGACTCCGATGTAGTGGTCATACCCACTCCGCTCCCGGAACCGGAACCGGCGCCCGCTCCGGAGACCAGTGCGGCGTCTGAGCCCAAACCTGAGCCCAGTCCTCCTTCCCCCGACCCGGAGCCGGATTGGCGGGCACCGGCGATCGTGGGTGAGAAGGGGTCCAAGTCGTCGAAGTGGAAGCTCCCCTCGCTCAAGCTGCTGGGCGGGTCCGATCCGCAGCAGGTCAACCAGGATGAGGCCACCCGCAAGGGCGCCGCCCTCGAGCAGGCCCTGGCCGCTCATGATGTAGAGACCAAGCTCGTCGGCATGGTGATCGGTCCCACCGTGACCCGCTATGAGCTAGAGCTCGCCCCCGGGGTAAAGGTCAGCCGGATCACCAGTTTGAGCAAGGACATCGCCTATGCCCTGGCATCGCCCGACGTCCGCATCCTGGCTCCCATCCCCGGGCGCCAGGCCATCGGCGTGGAGGTGCCCAACCGCGACCGCCAAGTGGTGTCGCTGGGGGGGATACTGGCGTCGGCCGAAGCCCGCAAGGCCAACCATCCCCTAGAGGTGGCCATCGGGCGGGACATCAACGCCAAGCCGGTGATGATGGACCTGTCCCGGATGCCCCACATTCTCATCGCCGGGGCCACAGGAGCGGGCAAGTCGTCGTGCATCAACTCCATGATCACGTCGGTGCTCATGCGCTCCACCCCCGACCAGGTCCGTATGATCCTGGTCGATCCCAAGATGGTGGAGATGGCCCAATACGAGCATGTGCCCCACCTGCTCACCCAGCCGGTAGTCGACCCCAAGAAAGCGGCCAACGCCTTGGCCTGGGCCTGTCGGGAGATGGACCGCCGCTATGAGGTGCTGGCCTCGGTGGGCGTGCGGGATATCGACGGCTACAACGACGCCTGCGACCGGGGGGTGTTTGAGAACGATCGCAAATTGGGAATCGAAGAGTCAGAGCCCAAAGAGCGGATGCCGCTCATTTTGGTGGTCGTGGACGAGCTCTCCGACCTGATGATGGTGGCCCCCCGCGACGTGGAGGACTCCATCTGCCGGATCGCCCAGAAGGCCCGGGCGGTGGGCATCCACCTGGTGATCGCCACCCAGCGTCCGTCCATCAACGTGATCACCGGGGTCATCAAGGCCAACATCCCGGCCCGGCTGGCCTTTGCGGTGTCCAGTCAGACCGACAGCCGGGTAATCCTCGACCAGCAGGGCGCCGAGCGCCTGGTGGGCCGGGGCGACATGCTTTTGCTGAGCCCCACGTCTACGTCTCCCCAGCGCATCCAGGGTGCGTGGGTGACCGAGGAGGAGGTCCGCAAGGTGGTAGCCGCTTGGCGGCGCCAGGCCGCGGCCATGGAGCCTCCCCGCCCGTCCACCTCGGTGACCACCGATGGCGGAGACGGCGACGACGACCCTCTGGCCCCCGCGCCCTCAACGGCCACCAGCGGGGGCGGCGACGATGATGATGAGTTGCTGGTTCAGGCCATGAGGCTGGTGGTGGAGAGCCAGCTCGGCTCCACGTCGATGCTCCAGCGCAAGCTCCGGGTGGGATTCGCCCGGGCCGGGCGGCTGATGGATTTGATGGAGCAGCGGGGCGTGGTGGGGCCTTCGGAGGGATCAAAGGCCCGGGAGGTGCTGATGACCCCCGACGAACTCCCTTCATGA
- a CDS encoding MarR family transcriptional regulator, with protein MSNSGESMPRVLHALRTKGMAEVDAVAHAAGLSEDQAVGALGVLGERGWARYRDGNRAKGWMLLGEGRAEAERSATAEMEASGQRSAVFDLYRAFKVLDPELKQACTDFQIRGDQTLNDHTDPDYDAAVIARLAEINRRVQPIMARLTEALDRFGHYGPRLNFALSQVVGGDINWFTKPSLDSYHEVWFELHEDLLVTLGIDRASELTADSADA; from the coding sequence GTGTCGAATTCAGGAGAATCCATGCCGCGGGTGCTTCATGCCTTGCGCACCAAGGGCATGGCCGAGGTCGATGCGGTGGCTCATGCCGCTGGCTTGTCGGAGGACCAGGCGGTCGGCGCATTGGGCGTACTCGGCGAGCGGGGATGGGCCCGCTATCGGGACGGCAATCGGGCCAAGGGCTGGATGCTTCTGGGGGAGGGCCGGGCTGAGGCCGAGCGGTCGGCGACCGCCGAGATGGAGGCTTCCGGCCAGCGATCCGCGGTTTTCGATCTCTATCGGGCGTTCAAGGTCTTGGACCCCGAGTTGAAGCAGGCCTGCACCGATTTTCAGATACGCGGGGATCAGACACTGAACGACCACACCGACCCCGACTACGACGCGGCGGTCATCGCTCGGTTGGCTGAGATCAATCGGAGGGTCCAGCCGATCATGGCCCGCCTGACCGAAGCCCTAGATCGCTTCGGGCACTATGGACCGAGGCTCAACTTTGCTCTGAGCCAGGTGGTGGGCGGTGACATTAACTGGTTTACGAAACCCTCGCTGGATTCGTACCATGAGGTGTGGTTCGAGCTGCACGAGGATCTCCTGGTGACACTGGGAATTGATCGGGCATCCGAGCTGACCGCCGATTCCGCTGACGCGTAA